A single window of Bos javanicus breed banteng chromosome 19, ARS-OSU_banteng_1.0, whole genome shotgun sequence DNA harbors:
- the LSM12 gene encoding protein LSM12 has translation MAAPPGEYFSVGSQVSCRTCQEQRLQGEVVAFDYQSKMLALKCPSSSGKPNHADILLINLQYVSEVEIINDRTETPPPLASLNVSKLASKARTEKEEKLSQAYAISAGVSLEGQQLFQTIHKTIKDCKWQEKNIVVMEEVVITPPYQVENCKGKEGSALSHVRKIVEKHFRDVESQKILQRSQAQQPQKEAALSS, from the exons ATGGCGGCTCCTCCGGGCGAGTACTTCAGCGTTGGGAGCCAGGTGTCGTGCCGGACGTGccaggagcagcggctgcaggGCGAGGTGGTAGCCTTCGACTACCAGTCCAAAATGCTGGCTTTAA AATGTCCCTCTTCCAGTGGAAAGCCCAACCACGCAGATATCTTGCTTATAAACTTACAGTATGTTTCAGAAGTGGAAATAATTAATGACCGAACAGAAACCCCTCCTCCCCTAGCTTCACTCAACGTTAGTAAG CTTGCCAGCAAAGCACGgacagagaaggaggagaagctgAGCCAGGCCTATGCAATCAGCGCTGGTGTCTCCCTAGAGGGCCAGCAGCTCTTCCAGACCATACACAAGAC CATTAAAGACTGTAAATGGCAAGAAAAAAACATCGTAGTCATGGAAGAAGTTGTTATTACACCCCCATATCAAGTGGAAAACTGTAAAGGCAAAGAGGGGAGTGCACTGAGCCATGTACGCAAAATA GTTGAAAAACATTTTAGAGACGTGGAAAGCCAAAAGATACTGCAGCGTTCACAAGCCCAGCAACCACAGAAGGAGGCTGCCCTGTCATCCTGA